From one Callithrix jacchus isolate 240 chromosome 2, calJac240_pri, whole genome shotgun sequence genomic stretch:
- the SRRT gene encoding serrate RNA effector molecule homolog isoform X2 produces MGDSDDEYDRRRRDKFRRERSDYDRSRERDERRRGDDWNDREWDRGRERRSRGEYRDYDRNRRERFSPPRHELSPPQKRMRRDWDEHSSDPYHSGYEMPYAGGGGGPTYGPPQPWGHPDVHIMQHHVLPIQARLGSIAEIDLGVPPPVMKTFKEFLLSLDDSVDETEAVKRYNDYKLDFRRQQMQDFFLAHKDEEWFRSKYHPDEVGKRRQEARGALQNRLRVFLSLMETGWFDNLLLDIDKADAIVKMLDAAVIKMEGGTENDLRILEQEEEEEQAGKPGDPGKKEEGRAGAGLTDGERKANEKDEKKEDGKQAENDSCNDDKTKSEGDGDKEEKKEDSEKEAKKSSKKRNRKHSGDDSFDEGSVSESESESESGQAEEEKEEAAALKEKEKPKEEEWEKPKDAAGLECKPRPLHKTCSLFMRNIAPNISRAEIISLCKRYPGFMRVALSEPQPERRFFRRGWVTFDRSVNIKEICWNLQNIRLRECELSPGVNRDLTRRVRNINGITQHKQIVRNDIKLAAKLVHTLDDRTQLWASEPGTPPPPTSLPSQNPILKNITDYLIEEVSAEEEELLGSSGGAPPEEPPKEGNPAEINVERDEKLIKVLDKLLLYLRIVHSLDYYNTCEYPNEDEMPNRCGIIHVRGPMPPNRISHGEVLEWQKTFEEKLTPLLSVRESLSEEEAQKMGRKDPEQEVEKFVTSNTQELGKDKWLCPLSGKKFKGPEFVRKHIFNKHAEKIEEVKKEVAFFNNFLTDAKRPALPEIKPAQPPGPAQILPPGLTPGLPYPHQTPQGLMPYGQPRPPILGYGAGAVRPAVPTGGPPYPHAPYGAGRGNYDAFRGQGGYPGKPRNRMVRGDPRAIVEYRDLDAPDDVDFF; encoded by the exons AGAGTGGGACCGTGGCCGTGAGCGCCGCAGTCGGGGTGAATATCGGGACTATGACCGGAATCGGCGCGAGCGCTTCTCGCCACCCCGCCATGAACTCAGCCCGCCACAGAAGCGCATGAGGCGAGACTG GGATGAGCACAGCTCTGACCCATACCACAGTGGCTATGAGATGCCCTATGCTGGGGGGGGTGGGGGCCCAACTTATGGCCCCCCTCAGCCCTGGGGCCACCCCGACGTGCACATCATGCAGCACCATGTTCTGCCTATCCAGGCCAG gctgggcagcatcGCAGAGATAGACCTGGGTGTGCCGCCACCAGTGATGAAGACCTTCAAGGAGTTTCTCCTCTCCCTGGATGATTCGGTGGATGAAACGGAAGCTGTCAAGCGCTATAATGACTATAAGCTGGATTTCCGGAGGCAGCAGATGCAGGATTTCTTCCTGGCTCACAAAGATGAGGAGTG GTTTCGGTCTAAGTACCACCCAGATGAGGTGGGGAAACGTCGGCAGGAGGCCCGGGGGGCCCTGCAAAACCGACTGAGGGTCTTCCTGTCCCTCATGGAGACTGGCTGGTTTGATAACCTTCTCTTGGACATAGACAAAGCTGATGCCATTGTCAAGATGCTGGATGCAG CCGTGATTAAGATGGAAGGAGGCACAGAGAATGATCTCCGCAtcctggagcaggaggaggaggaggagcaggcaggAAAGCCCGGGGATCCTGGTAAGAAAGAGGAAGGCCGTGCTGGAGCAGGCTTGACAGACGGGGAGCGCAAAGCCAACGAGAAGGATGAGAAGAAGGAGGACGGCAAGCAG GCCGAGAATGACAGTTGTAATGATGACAAAACGAAGTCTGAGGGTGACGGAgacaaggaggagaagaaagaagattcTGAGAAGGAAGCCAAAAAG AGTAGCAAGAAGCGGAACCGGAAGCACAGCGGGGATGACAGCTTTGACGAGGGCAGTGTGTCGGAGTCTGAGTCGGAATCTGAGAGCggccaggctgaggaggagaaggaggaggctg CAGCGCTCAAGGAGAAAGAGAAGCCCAAGGAGGAAGAATGGGAGAAGCCCAAGGACGCTGCGGGGCTGGAGTGCAAGCCGCGGCCGCTGCATAAGACCTGCTCCCTCTTCATGCGTAACATTGCGCCCAATATCTCCCGGGCTGAGATCATCTCT CTTTGTAAAAGGTACCCAGGCTTTATGCGGGTGGCACTCTCAGAGCCCCAGCCAGAGAGGAG GTTTTTCCGTCGTGGCTGGGTGACCTTTGACCGCAGTGTTAACATTAAAGAGATCTGTTGGAATCTGCAGAACATCCGT CTCCGGGAGTGCGAGCTGAGCCCCGGTGTGAACAGGGACCTGACCCGACGTGTCCGTAACATCAACGGCATCACCCAGCACAAGCAGATCGTGCGCAATGACATCAAGCTGGCAGCCAAGCTGGTCCACACGCTGGACGACAGGACCCAGCTGTGGGCCTCGGAGCCAGGGACGCCTCCCCCGCCAACG AGCCTGCCCTCGCAAAACCCGATCTTGAAGAATATCACAGACTACCTGATCGAGGAAGTGAGtgctgaggaggaggagctgctggGGAGCAGCGGGGGTGCCCCACCTGAGGAGCCTCCTAAGGAAGGGAACCCGGCAGAGATCAATGTGGAGCGGGATGAGAAGctgatcaag GTATTGGACAAGCTTCTCCTCTACCTGCGCATTGTGCATTCCTTGGATTATTACAACACCTGTGAGTACCCCAACGAGGACGAGATGCCCAATCGTTGTGGCATCATCCACGTTCGGGGGCCCATGCCACCCAACCGCATCAGTCATGGGGAAG TGCTGGAGTGGCAGAAGACGTTTGAGGAGAAGCTCACGCCATTGCTCAGTGTGCGGGAGTCGCTTTCAGAGGAAGAGGCCCAGAAGATGGGCCGCAAAGACCCAGAGCAGGAAGTGGAGAAATTCGTTACCTCCAACACGCAGGAACTGGGCAAGGATAAGTGGCTGTGTCCTCTCAGCGGCAAGAAATTCAAG GGTCCTGAGTTTGTGCGCAAGCATATCTTCAACAAGCATGCTGAGAAAATTGAGGAAGTGAAAAAGGAGGTTGCGTTTTTTAACAACTTCCTCACTGATGCCAAGCGCCCAGCTCTGCCTGAGATCAAGCCAGCCcagccacctggccctgcccaga TACTCCCCCCAGGTTTGACCCCGGGACTCCCCTACCCACACCAGACTCCCCAGGGCCTGATGCCCTACGGTCAGCCCCGGCCTCCGATCTTGGGCTATGGAG CTGGTGCTGTCCGCCCTGCAGTCCCCACAGGAGGCCCTCCATATCCCCACGCCCCGTATGGTGCTGGCCGAGGGAACTACGATGCCTTCCGAGGCCAGGGAGGTTATCCTGGGAAACCTCGCAACAG GATGGTTCGTGGAGACCCAAGGGCCATTGTGGAATATCGGGACCTGGATGCCCCAGACGACGTTGATTTCTTTTGA
- the SRRT gene encoding serrate RNA effector molecule homolog isoform X6: MGDSDDEYDRRRRDKFRRERSDYDRSRERDERRRGDDWNDREWDRGRERRSRGEYRDYDRNRRERFSPPRHELSPPQKRMRRDWDEHSSDPYHSGYEMPYAGGGGGPTYGPPQPWGHPDVHIMQHHVLPIQARLGSIAEIDLGVPPPVMKTFKEFLLSLDDSVDETEAVKRYNDYKLDFRRQQMQDFFLAHKDEEWFRSKYHPDEVGKRRQEARGALQNRLRVFLSLMETGWFDNLLLDIDKADAIVKMLDAAVIKMEGGTENDLRILEQEEEEEQAGKPGDPGKKEEGRAGAGLTDGERKANEKDEKKEDGKQAENDSCNDDKTKSEGDGDKEEKKEDSEKEAKKSSKKRNRKHSGDDSFDEGSVSESESESESGQAEEEKEEAEAALKEKEKPKEEEWEKPKDAAGLECKPRPLHKTCSLFMRNIAPNISRAEIISLCKRYPGFMRVALSEPQPERRFFRRGWVTFDRSVNIKEICWNLQNIRLRECELSPGVNRDLTRRVRNINGITQHKQIVRNDIKLAAKLVHTLDDRTQLWASEPGTPPPPTSLPSQNPILKNITDYLIEEVSAEEEELLGSSGGAPPEEPPKEGNPAEINVERDEKLIKVLDKLLLYLRIVHSLDYYNTCEYPNEDEMPNRCGIIHVRGPMPPNRISHGEVLEWQKTFEEKLTPLLSVRESLSEEEAQKMGRKDPEQEVEKFVTSNTQELGKDKWLCPLSGKKFKGPEFVRKHIFNKHAEKIEEVKKEVAFFNNFLTDAKRPALPEIKPAQPPGPAQSLTPGLPYPHQTPQGLMPYGQPRPPILGYGVPTGGPPYPHAPYGAGRGNYDAFRGQGGYPGKPRNRMVRGDPRAIVEYRDLDAPDDVDFF; this comes from the exons AGAGTGGGACCGTGGCCGTGAGCGCCGCAGTCGGGGTGAATATCGGGACTATGACCGGAATCGGCGCGAGCGCTTCTCGCCACCCCGCCATGAACTCAGCCCGCCACAGAAGCGCATGAGGCGAGACTG GGATGAGCACAGCTCTGACCCATACCACAGTGGCTATGAGATGCCCTATGCTGGGGGGGGTGGGGGCCCAACTTATGGCCCCCCTCAGCCCTGGGGCCACCCCGACGTGCACATCATGCAGCACCATGTTCTGCCTATCCAGGCCAG gctgggcagcatcGCAGAGATAGACCTGGGTGTGCCGCCACCAGTGATGAAGACCTTCAAGGAGTTTCTCCTCTCCCTGGATGATTCGGTGGATGAAACGGAAGCTGTCAAGCGCTATAATGACTATAAGCTGGATTTCCGGAGGCAGCAGATGCAGGATTTCTTCCTGGCTCACAAAGATGAGGAGTG GTTTCGGTCTAAGTACCACCCAGATGAGGTGGGGAAACGTCGGCAGGAGGCCCGGGGGGCCCTGCAAAACCGACTGAGGGTCTTCCTGTCCCTCATGGAGACTGGCTGGTTTGATAACCTTCTCTTGGACATAGACAAAGCTGATGCCATTGTCAAGATGCTGGATGCAG CCGTGATTAAGATGGAAGGAGGCACAGAGAATGATCTCCGCAtcctggagcaggaggaggaggaggagcaggcaggAAAGCCCGGGGATCCTGGTAAGAAAGAGGAAGGCCGTGCTGGAGCAGGCTTGACAGACGGGGAGCGCAAAGCCAACGAGAAGGATGAGAAGAAGGAGGACGGCAAGCAG GCCGAGAATGACAGTTGTAATGATGACAAAACGAAGTCTGAGGGTGACGGAgacaaggaggagaagaaagaagattcTGAGAAGGAAGCCAAAAAG AGTAGCAAGAAGCGGAACCGGAAGCACAGCGGGGATGACAGCTTTGACGAGGGCAGTGTGTCGGAGTCTGAGTCGGAATCTGAGAGCggccaggctgaggaggagaaggaggaggctg AAGCAGCGCTCAAGGAGAAAGAGAAGCCCAAGGAGGAAGAATGGGAGAAGCCCAAGGACGCTGCGGGGCTGGAGTGCAAGCCGCGGCCGCTGCATAAGACCTGCTCCCTCTTCATGCGTAACATTGCGCCCAATATCTCCCGGGCTGAGATCATCTCT CTTTGTAAAAGGTACCCAGGCTTTATGCGGGTGGCACTCTCAGAGCCCCAGCCAGAGAGGAG GTTTTTCCGTCGTGGCTGGGTGACCTTTGACCGCAGTGTTAACATTAAAGAGATCTGTTGGAATCTGCAGAACATCCGT CTCCGGGAGTGCGAGCTGAGCCCCGGTGTGAACAGGGACCTGACCCGACGTGTCCGTAACATCAACGGCATCACCCAGCACAAGCAGATCGTGCGCAATGACATCAAGCTGGCAGCCAAGCTGGTCCACACGCTGGACGACAGGACCCAGCTGTGGGCCTCGGAGCCAGGGACGCCTCCCCCGCCAACG AGCCTGCCCTCGCAAAACCCGATCTTGAAGAATATCACAGACTACCTGATCGAGGAAGTGAGtgctgaggaggaggagctgctggGGAGCAGCGGGGGTGCCCCACCTGAGGAGCCTCCTAAGGAAGGGAACCCGGCAGAGATCAATGTGGAGCGGGATGAGAAGctgatcaag GTATTGGACAAGCTTCTCCTCTACCTGCGCATTGTGCATTCCTTGGATTATTACAACACCTGTGAGTACCCCAACGAGGACGAGATGCCCAATCGTTGTGGCATCATCCACGTTCGGGGGCCCATGCCACCCAACCGCATCAGTCATGGGGAAG TGCTGGAGTGGCAGAAGACGTTTGAGGAGAAGCTCACGCCATTGCTCAGTGTGCGGGAGTCGCTTTCAGAGGAAGAGGCCCAGAAGATGGGCCGCAAAGACCCAGAGCAGGAAGTGGAGAAATTCGTTACCTCCAACACGCAGGAACTGGGCAAGGATAAGTGGCTGTGTCCTCTCAGCGGCAAGAAATTCAAG GGTCCTGAGTTTGTGCGCAAGCATATCTTCAACAAGCATGCTGAGAAAATTGAGGAAGTGAAAAAGGAGGTTGCGTTTTTTAACAACTTCCTCACTGATGCCAAGCGCCCAGCTCTGCCTGAGATCAAGCCAGCCcagccacctggccctgcccaga GTTTGACCCCGGGACTCCCCTACCCACACCAGACTCCCCAGGGCCTGATGCCCTACGGTCAGCCCCGGCCTCCGATCTTGGGCTATGGAG TCCCCACAGGAGGCCCTCCATATCCCCACGCCCCGTATGGTGCTGGCCGAGGGAACTACGATGCCTTCCGAGGCCAGGGAGGTTATCCTGGGAAACCTCGCAACAG GATGGTTCGTGGAGACCCAAGGGCCATTGTGGAATATCGGGACCTGGATGCCCCAGACGACGTTGATTTCTTTTGA
- the SRRT gene encoding serrate RNA effector molecule homolog isoform X3, with protein MGDSDDEYDRRRRDKFRRERSDYDRSRERDERRRGDDWNDREWDRGRERRSRGEYRDYDRNRRERFSPPRHELSPPQKRMRRDWDEHSSDPYHSGYEMPYAGGGGGPTYGPPQPWGHPDVHIMQHHVLPIQARLGSIAEIDLGVPPPVMKTFKEFLLSLDDSVDETEAVKRYNDYKLDFRRQQMQDFFLAHKDEEWFRSKYHPDEVGKRRQEARGALQNRLRVFLSLMETGWFDNLLLDIDKADAIVKMLDAAVIKMEGGTENDLRILEQEEEEEQAGKPGDPGKKEEGRAGAGLTDGERKANEKDEKKEDGKQAENDSCNDDKTKSEGDGDKEEKKEDSEKEAKKSSKKRNRKHSGDDSFDEGSVSESESESESGQAEEEKEEAEAALKEKEKPKEEEWEKPKDAAGLECKPRPLHKTCSLFMRNIAPNISRAEIISLCKRYPGFMRVALSEPQPERRFFRRGWVTFDRSVNIKEICWNLQNIRLRECELSPGVNRDLTRRVRNINGITQHKQIVRNDIKLAAKLVHTLDDRTQLWASEPGTPPPPTSLPSQNPILKNITDYLIEEVSAEEEELLGSSGGAPPEEPPKEGNPAEINVERDEKLIKVLDKLLLYLRIVHSLDYYNTCEYPNEDEMPNRCGIIHVRGPMPPNRISHGEVLEWQKTFEEKLTPLLSVRESLSEEEAQKMGRKDPEQEVEKFVTSNTQELGKDKWLCPLSGKKFKGPEFVRKHIFNKHAEKIEEVKKEVAFFNNFLTDAKRPALPEIKPAQPPGPAQSLTPGLPYPHQTPQGLMPYGQPRPPILGYGAGAVRPAVPTGGPPYPHAPYGAGRGNYDAFRGQGGYPGKPRNRMVRGDPRAIVEYRDLDAPDDVDFF; from the exons AGAGTGGGACCGTGGCCGTGAGCGCCGCAGTCGGGGTGAATATCGGGACTATGACCGGAATCGGCGCGAGCGCTTCTCGCCACCCCGCCATGAACTCAGCCCGCCACAGAAGCGCATGAGGCGAGACTG GGATGAGCACAGCTCTGACCCATACCACAGTGGCTATGAGATGCCCTATGCTGGGGGGGGTGGGGGCCCAACTTATGGCCCCCCTCAGCCCTGGGGCCACCCCGACGTGCACATCATGCAGCACCATGTTCTGCCTATCCAGGCCAG gctgggcagcatcGCAGAGATAGACCTGGGTGTGCCGCCACCAGTGATGAAGACCTTCAAGGAGTTTCTCCTCTCCCTGGATGATTCGGTGGATGAAACGGAAGCTGTCAAGCGCTATAATGACTATAAGCTGGATTTCCGGAGGCAGCAGATGCAGGATTTCTTCCTGGCTCACAAAGATGAGGAGTG GTTTCGGTCTAAGTACCACCCAGATGAGGTGGGGAAACGTCGGCAGGAGGCCCGGGGGGCCCTGCAAAACCGACTGAGGGTCTTCCTGTCCCTCATGGAGACTGGCTGGTTTGATAACCTTCTCTTGGACATAGACAAAGCTGATGCCATTGTCAAGATGCTGGATGCAG CCGTGATTAAGATGGAAGGAGGCACAGAGAATGATCTCCGCAtcctggagcaggaggaggaggaggagcaggcaggAAAGCCCGGGGATCCTGGTAAGAAAGAGGAAGGCCGTGCTGGAGCAGGCTTGACAGACGGGGAGCGCAAAGCCAACGAGAAGGATGAGAAGAAGGAGGACGGCAAGCAG GCCGAGAATGACAGTTGTAATGATGACAAAACGAAGTCTGAGGGTGACGGAgacaaggaggagaagaaagaagattcTGAGAAGGAAGCCAAAAAG AGTAGCAAGAAGCGGAACCGGAAGCACAGCGGGGATGACAGCTTTGACGAGGGCAGTGTGTCGGAGTCTGAGTCGGAATCTGAGAGCggccaggctgaggaggagaaggaggaggctg AAGCAGCGCTCAAGGAGAAAGAGAAGCCCAAGGAGGAAGAATGGGAGAAGCCCAAGGACGCTGCGGGGCTGGAGTGCAAGCCGCGGCCGCTGCATAAGACCTGCTCCCTCTTCATGCGTAACATTGCGCCCAATATCTCCCGGGCTGAGATCATCTCT CTTTGTAAAAGGTACCCAGGCTTTATGCGGGTGGCACTCTCAGAGCCCCAGCCAGAGAGGAG GTTTTTCCGTCGTGGCTGGGTGACCTTTGACCGCAGTGTTAACATTAAAGAGATCTGTTGGAATCTGCAGAACATCCGT CTCCGGGAGTGCGAGCTGAGCCCCGGTGTGAACAGGGACCTGACCCGACGTGTCCGTAACATCAACGGCATCACCCAGCACAAGCAGATCGTGCGCAATGACATCAAGCTGGCAGCCAAGCTGGTCCACACGCTGGACGACAGGACCCAGCTGTGGGCCTCGGAGCCAGGGACGCCTCCCCCGCCAACG AGCCTGCCCTCGCAAAACCCGATCTTGAAGAATATCACAGACTACCTGATCGAGGAAGTGAGtgctgaggaggaggagctgctggGGAGCAGCGGGGGTGCCCCACCTGAGGAGCCTCCTAAGGAAGGGAACCCGGCAGAGATCAATGTGGAGCGGGATGAGAAGctgatcaag GTATTGGACAAGCTTCTCCTCTACCTGCGCATTGTGCATTCCTTGGATTATTACAACACCTGTGAGTACCCCAACGAGGACGAGATGCCCAATCGTTGTGGCATCATCCACGTTCGGGGGCCCATGCCACCCAACCGCATCAGTCATGGGGAAG TGCTGGAGTGGCAGAAGACGTTTGAGGAGAAGCTCACGCCATTGCTCAGTGTGCGGGAGTCGCTTTCAGAGGAAGAGGCCCAGAAGATGGGCCGCAAAGACCCAGAGCAGGAAGTGGAGAAATTCGTTACCTCCAACACGCAGGAACTGGGCAAGGATAAGTGGCTGTGTCCTCTCAGCGGCAAGAAATTCAAG GGTCCTGAGTTTGTGCGCAAGCATATCTTCAACAAGCATGCTGAGAAAATTGAGGAAGTGAAAAAGGAGGTTGCGTTTTTTAACAACTTCCTCACTGATGCCAAGCGCCCAGCTCTGCCTGAGATCAAGCCAGCCcagccacctggccctgcccaga GTTTGACCCCGGGACTCCCCTACCCACACCAGACTCCCCAGGGCCTGATGCCCTACGGTCAGCCCCGGCCTCCGATCTTGGGCTATGGAG CTGGTGCTGTCCGCCCTGCAGTCCCCACAGGAGGCCCTCCATATCCCCACGCCCCGTATGGTGCTGGCCGAGGGAACTACGATGCCTTCCGAGGCCAGGGAGGTTATCCTGGGAAACCTCGCAACAG GATGGTTCGTGGAGACCCAAGGGCCATTGTGGAATATCGGGACCTGGATGCCCCAGACGACGTTGATTTCTTTTGA
- the SRRT gene encoding serrate RNA effector molecule homolog isoform X7 has protein sequence MGDSDDEYDRRRRDKFRRERSDYDRSRERDERRRGDDWNDREWDRGRERRSRGEYRDYDRNRRERFSPPRHELSPPQKRMRRDWDEHSSDPYHSGYEMPYAGGGGGPTYGPPQPWGHPDVHIMQHHVLPIQARLGSIAEIDLGVPPPVMKTFKEFLLSLDDSVDETEAVKRYNDYKLDFRRQQMQDFFLAHKDEEWFRSKYHPDEVGKRRQEARGALQNRLRVFLSLMETGWFDNLLLDIDKADAIVKMLDAAVIKMEGGTENDLRILEQEEEEEQAGKPGDPGKKEEGRAGAGLTDGERKANEKDEKKEDGKQAENDSCNDDKTKSEGDGDKEEKKEDSEKEAKKSSKKRNRKHSGDDSFDEGSVSESESESESGQAEEEKEEAAALKEKEKPKEEEWEKPKDAAGLECKPRPLHKTCSLFMRNIAPNISRAEIISLCKRYPGFMRVALSEPQPERRFFRRGWVTFDRSVNIKEICWNLQNIRLRECELSPGVNRDLTRRVRNINGITQHKQIVRNDIKLAAKLVHTLDDRTQLWASEPGTPPPPTSLPSQNPILKNITDYLIEEVSAEEEELLGSSGGAPPEEPPKEGNPAEINVERDEKLIKVLDKLLLYLRIVHSLDYYNTCEYPNEDEMPNRCGIIHVRGPMPPNRISHGEVLEWQKTFEEKLTPLLSVRESLSEEEAQKMGRKDPEQEVEKFVTSNTQELGKDKWLCPLSGKKFKGPEFVRKHIFNKHAEKIEEVKKEVAFFNNFLTDAKRPALPEIKPAQPPGPAQSLTPGLPYPHQTPQGLMPYGQPRPPILGYGVPTGGPPYPHAPYGAGRGNYDAFRGQGGYPGKPRNRMVRGDPRAIVEYRDLDAPDDVDFF, from the exons AGAGTGGGACCGTGGCCGTGAGCGCCGCAGTCGGGGTGAATATCGGGACTATGACCGGAATCGGCGCGAGCGCTTCTCGCCACCCCGCCATGAACTCAGCCCGCCACAGAAGCGCATGAGGCGAGACTG GGATGAGCACAGCTCTGACCCATACCACAGTGGCTATGAGATGCCCTATGCTGGGGGGGGTGGGGGCCCAACTTATGGCCCCCCTCAGCCCTGGGGCCACCCCGACGTGCACATCATGCAGCACCATGTTCTGCCTATCCAGGCCAG gctgggcagcatcGCAGAGATAGACCTGGGTGTGCCGCCACCAGTGATGAAGACCTTCAAGGAGTTTCTCCTCTCCCTGGATGATTCGGTGGATGAAACGGAAGCTGTCAAGCGCTATAATGACTATAAGCTGGATTTCCGGAGGCAGCAGATGCAGGATTTCTTCCTGGCTCACAAAGATGAGGAGTG GTTTCGGTCTAAGTACCACCCAGATGAGGTGGGGAAACGTCGGCAGGAGGCCCGGGGGGCCCTGCAAAACCGACTGAGGGTCTTCCTGTCCCTCATGGAGACTGGCTGGTTTGATAACCTTCTCTTGGACATAGACAAAGCTGATGCCATTGTCAAGATGCTGGATGCAG CCGTGATTAAGATGGAAGGAGGCACAGAGAATGATCTCCGCAtcctggagcaggaggaggaggaggagcaggcaggAAAGCCCGGGGATCCTGGTAAGAAAGAGGAAGGCCGTGCTGGAGCAGGCTTGACAGACGGGGAGCGCAAAGCCAACGAGAAGGATGAGAAGAAGGAGGACGGCAAGCAG GCCGAGAATGACAGTTGTAATGATGACAAAACGAAGTCTGAGGGTGACGGAgacaaggaggagaagaaagaagattcTGAGAAGGAAGCCAAAAAG AGTAGCAAGAAGCGGAACCGGAAGCACAGCGGGGATGACAGCTTTGACGAGGGCAGTGTGTCGGAGTCTGAGTCGGAATCTGAGAGCggccaggctgaggaggagaaggaggaggctg CAGCGCTCAAGGAGAAAGAGAAGCCCAAGGAGGAAGAATGGGAGAAGCCCAAGGACGCTGCGGGGCTGGAGTGCAAGCCGCGGCCGCTGCATAAGACCTGCTCCCTCTTCATGCGTAACATTGCGCCCAATATCTCCCGGGCTGAGATCATCTCT CTTTGTAAAAGGTACCCAGGCTTTATGCGGGTGGCACTCTCAGAGCCCCAGCCAGAGAGGAG GTTTTTCCGTCGTGGCTGGGTGACCTTTGACCGCAGTGTTAACATTAAAGAGATCTGTTGGAATCTGCAGAACATCCGT CTCCGGGAGTGCGAGCTGAGCCCCGGTGTGAACAGGGACCTGACCCGACGTGTCCGTAACATCAACGGCATCACCCAGCACAAGCAGATCGTGCGCAATGACATCAAGCTGGCAGCCAAGCTGGTCCACACGCTGGACGACAGGACCCAGCTGTGGGCCTCGGAGCCAGGGACGCCTCCCCCGCCAACG AGCCTGCCCTCGCAAAACCCGATCTTGAAGAATATCACAGACTACCTGATCGAGGAAGTGAGtgctgaggaggaggagctgctggGGAGCAGCGGGGGTGCCCCACCTGAGGAGCCTCCTAAGGAAGGGAACCCGGCAGAGATCAATGTGGAGCGGGATGAGAAGctgatcaag GTATTGGACAAGCTTCTCCTCTACCTGCGCATTGTGCATTCCTTGGATTATTACAACACCTGTGAGTACCCCAACGAGGACGAGATGCCCAATCGTTGTGGCATCATCCACGTTCGGGGGCCCATGCCACCCAACCGCATCAGTCATGGGGAAG TGCTGGAGTGGCAGAAGACGTTTGAGGAGAAGCTCACGCCATTGCTCAGTGTGCGGGAGTCGCTTTCAGAGGAAGAGGCCCAGAAGATGGGCCGCAAAGACCCAGAGCAGGAAGTGGAGAAATTCGTTACCTCCAACACGCAGGAACTGGGCAAGGATAAGTGGCTGTGTCCTCTCAGCGGCAAGAAATTCAAG GGTCCTGAGTTTGTGCGCAAGCATATCTTCAACAAGCATGCTGAGAAAATTGAGGAAGTGAAAAAGGAGGTTGCGTTTTTTAACAACTTCCTCACTGATGCCAAGCGCCCAGCTCTGCCTGAGATCAAGCCAGCCcagccacctggccctgcccaga GTTTGACCCCGGGACTCCCCTACCCACACCAGACTCCCCAGGGCCTGATGCCCTACGGTCAGCCCCGGCCTCCGATCTTGGGCTATGGAG TCCCCACAGGAGGCCCTCCATATCCCCACGCCCCGTATGGTGCTGGCCGAGGGAACTACGATGCCTTCCGAGGCCAGGGAGGTTATCCTGGGAAACCTCGCAACAG GATGGTTCGTGGAGACCCAAGGGCCATTGTGGAATATCGGGACCTGGATGCCCCAGACGACGTTGATTTCTTTTGA